The Enteractinococcus fodinae genome has a segment encoding these proteins:
- the chrA gene encoding chromate efflux transporter has translation MTASGPTEVFRAFLKLGVTSFGGPAAHLGYFRDELVHRRGWVTDQQYGQLVALCQFLPGPASSQVGFALGLIRGGYLGAFAAWFAFTVPSAVLLVLFAMGAVALYGPVGQGLLLGLKAVAVAVVAHAVWGMAKTLTPDLRRIIIGCGALALALFVPGTAGQLLAIITGLALGMLVCRRVVSTDQQPLSVRVSKRVGISCAVVFGLLLAGLPLLVAATNNAWVAMTDAFYRAGALVFGGGHVVLPLLQGEPAITSSVTQDQFLAGYGAAQAVPGPLFTFAAFLGFEMGDGATAWISAAVALVAVFVPGLLLLLAVLPFWNAVRNNTTVAAAMAGANAAVVGVLAAALITPIITSGITGIAALVIALGCFALLQFAKLPAWAVVLIGAVAGLLASVTGLGVTWG, from the coding sequence ATGACAGCATCCGGCCCGACTGAGGTCTTTCGCGCCTTCCTCAAGCTCGGCGTGACCTCCTTTGGCGGACCGGCCGCGCATCTGGGCTACTTCCGAGATGAGCTGGTCCATCGTCGGGGCTGGGTGACCGACCAGCAATACGGTCAGCTCGTGGCGCTGTGTCAGTTTCTGCCCGGCCCGGCTTCCAGCCAGGTCGGGTTTGCCTTAGGCCTGATACGCGGCGGATACCTCGGGGCCTTCGCCGCGTGGTTCGCCTTCACCGTGCCGTCCGCGGTGCTGCTGGTGCTGTTTGCGATGGGAGCGGTGGCCCTTTATGGACCCGTGGGCCAGGGGCTACTGCTGGGGCTCAAGGCCGTGGCCGTCGCCGTGGTCGCGCACGCCGTATGGGGCATGGCCAAAACGCTCACCCCGGATCTACGCCGCATCATCATCGGCTGCGGTGCGCTCGCGCTCGCATTATTTGTACCCGGTACCGCTGGCCAATTGTTGGCGATCATCACCGGGCTGGCCCTTGGCATGCTGGTGTGCCGACGGGTTGTCTCCACAGACCAACAACCCTTATCGGTCCGGGTATCCAAGCGCGTCGGGATCAGCTGCGCGGTGGTGTTCGGGTTGCTGCTGGCCGGTCTGCCGCTGCTGGTGGCAGCAACGAACAACGCCTGGGTTGCCATGACCGATGCGTTCTACCGCGCCGGTGCGCTAGTGTTCGGCGGCGGACACGTGGTGTTACCGTTATTACAAGGCGAACCAGCCATTACCTCGTCGGTGACCCAAGATCAGTTCTTGGCCGGTTACGGTGCCGCGCAAGCCGTCCCGGGCCCCTTATTTACCTTTGCGGCCTTCCTCGGCTTCGAAATGGGGGATGGCGCCACCGCGTGGATCTCAGCGGCGGTGGCCCTGGTGGCGGTCTTTGTGCCCGGTCTGCTGCTGTTGCTAGCCGTGCTGCCGTTTTGGAATGCGGTCCGCAATAACACCACGGTGGCCGCGGCAATGGCCGGCGCCAACGCAGCGGTCGTCGGGGTTCTGGCCGCAGCGTTGATCACCCCGATCATCACCTCAGGGATCACCGGCATCGCAGCCCTGGTCATCGCGCTGGGGTGTTTCGCACTGTTGCAGTTTGCCAAACTGCCCGCCTGGGCCGTGGTGCTGATTGGTGCGGTGGCCGGCTTGCTCGCCAGTGTCACCGGACTGGGTGTGACCTGGGGCTAA
- a CDS encoding YkvI family membrane protein, whose product MRDTLRIAGVYIGTIIGAGYASGQEILQFFTGYGWWGILGTLVSMVMYPLLGYYLIVLGKRVQARSHKSVIYHICGKYLGAVIDVLLAFFLFGVGVIMIAGAGSLFHQQFGIEPVIGYVLMTVLVILALLLSLRRVLNVISSLAPFAFVLVIVLAGYAALTADTTGVDLEAVAATQDQLASPHWLLSAFLHVSFNVTITVSIMAMIGATEKNYRAAKRGAVLGGLALGAIALVINLAMYLNIDDLVGTDMPMLMLATEIHPGVGVAMAVVLLAMIFNTAVPMFYSFTARFFTVETKHFRIAAVVVGLVAFGFGFIGFTELVGTVYPLLGYMGFIIFAAMALNLIRYTRRSKTAPTAVSHDS is encoded by the coding sequence TTGAGAGACACGCTTCGCATCGCGGGAGTGTATATCGGCACGATTATCGGCGCCGGGTACGCTTCAGGCCAGGAAATTTTACAGTTTTTCACCGGCTACGGTTGGTGGGGAATCCTTGGCACCCTGGTATCTATGGTCATGTACCCGCTGCTGGGGTACTACCTGATTGTGCTCGGTAAACGGGTCCAAGCCCGGTCGCACAAAAGCGTGATTTACCATATTTGCGGCAAATACTTAGGGGCCGTCATCGACGTGCTCTTAGCATTTTTCCTCTTTGGGGTCGGCGTCATTATGATCGCCGGTGCCGGGTCACTCTTTCACCAACAGTTCGGCATTGAACCGGTGATCGGGTATGTGCTCATGACCGTGCTGGTGATCCTCGCCCTATTATTGAGTCTGCGCCGGGTACTCAATGTCATCAGCAGTCTTGCCCCCTTCGCATTTGTCCTGGTGATCGTGCTGGCCGGATATGCCGCTCTCACCGCCGACACCACGGGTGTTGATCTGGAAGCCGTGGCAGCTACCCAGGACCAGTTGGCCTCACCGCACTGGTTGCTGTCGGCATTTTTGCACGTGTCCTTTAATGTCACCATCACCGTCAGTATCATGGCGATGATTGGAGCCACCGAAAAGAACTACCGGGCAGCCAAACGTGGTGCTGTACTGGGCGGCCTCGCACTAGGCGCGATCGCTTTGGTTATCAACCTGGCGATGTACCTCAACATCGATGACCTGGTCGGCACGGATATGCCGATGCTGATGCTGGCCACCGAAATCCATCCGGGTGTCGGCGTGGCGATGGCCGTCGTGCTGCTGGCAATGATCTTCAATACGGCAGTCCCGATGTTCTACTCGTTCACCGCACGGTTCTTTACGGTCGAAACCAAGCACTTCCGCATCGCCGCCGTGGTGGTTGGGCTTGTGGCCTTCGGGTTCGGCTTCATTGGGTTCACCGAATTGGTGGGCACCGTCTACCCCTTGTTGGGCTATATGGGCTTCATCATTTTCGCTGCCATGGCACTCAACCTCATCCGCTATACGCGCCGCTCGAAGACCGCCCCCACCGCGGTTTCGCACGACTCGTAG
- a CDS encoding variant leucine-rich repeat-containing protein — MTNSSSSEPVDLSDPSISPHRLHELAQTHPEFWDEILAHPNVYPGLTDWIRDRQTELAATGNAEPVAESDAVAQAAVDEAAAQEAERAADSTTQSVEDEQADDPATPDAETTWAFPSGAGSEPRTGSTAASVSSERDTDAEISEGTEQAAQDHMTWGWSQPAGQSSSQPQADAGQYAQQPSPQQPQPGYQHVGYGQAHAQQQQQFGQQRQAAQQRGASRIDLDSARTWGLFVAGGAAFLSLFGFIFTPTLDTTMPFTSHLTAGGWIIVLLFIATVALSLLQLLKPSPWMSFFFVAVSLGAGFVMIGRALTLIGFFTMRYTGFSVLWLLFMSLVLIAGTLIFLAPKSSDANPAAPSNRQQSYPSQQYGPQSGYGQQHPGYPTNPGGPQQYGGYSPGGPQQ; from the coding sequence ATGACGAACTCATCTTCATCGGAACCGGTCGATCTGTCCGATCCATCGATCTCGCCACACCGGCTCCATGAATTGGCCCAAACCCACCCGGAATTCTGGGATGAGATCTTGGCGCACCCCAACGTGTATCCGGGGTTGACCGATTGGATTCGTGACCGGCAGACCGAGTTGGCCGCCACCGGGAATGCGGAGCCTGTTGCGGAGTCGGATGCGGTAGCCCAGGCAGCAGTTGATGAGGCAGCTGCTCAAGAGGCTGAACGCGCTGCGGATTCCACTACGCAGTCGGTCGAAGATGAACAAGCAGATGATCCAGCCACACCCGATGCGGAAACGACGTGGGCGTTCCCGTCCGGAGCGGGCTCTGAGCCACGAACCGGTTCAACGGCTGCCAGTGTATCGTCGGAACGCGACACGGATGCGGAGATTTCAGAGGGTACTGAGCAGGCCGCCCAAGACCACATGACGTGGGGTTGGTCGCAGCCTGCTGGACAGTCCAGCTCCCAGCCGCAAGCTGATGCAGGCCAGTATGCGCAGCAGCCTTCGCCTCAACAGCCACAGCCCGGCTATCAGCACGTTGGGTACGGCCAGGCCCATGCTCAGCAACAGCAGCAGTTTGGCCAGCAGCGCCAGGCAGCTCAACAGCGGGGCGCATCACGCATCGATTTGGATAGTGCACGCACCTGGGGCCTGTTTGTTGCCGGTGGGGCAGCGTTTCTGAGCCTGTTCGGGTTCATCTTCACCCCGACGCTGGACACGACCATGCCGTTTACCTCGCATCTGACAGCCGGCGGTTGGATCATTGTGCTGCTATTCATCGCAACCGTTGCCCTGTCACTGTTGCAACTGCTGAAACCGTCACCGTGGATGAGTTTCTTCTTCGTCGCCGTGAGTCTTGGGGCGGGGTTTGTGATGATCGGGCGGGCTTTGACGCTCATCGGGTTCTTCACGATGCGCTACACCGGGTTTTCGGTGCTCTGGTTATTGTTTATGTCCCTGGTGCTCATAGCGGGCACACTGATCTTTTTGGCACCGAAGTCCTCGGATGCCAACCCAGCAGCGCCGTCGAACCGGCAACAAAGCTACCCGTCGCAGCAGTACGGTCCGCAGTCCGGTTATGGGCAACAGCATCCCGGGTATCCCACCAATCCAGGTGGACCACAGCAGTACGGGGGCTATTCACCGGGTGGACCCCAGCAATAA
- a CDS encoding VanW family protein, producing MADEKDSDRDPSTSHDDEARPEDGATSRPEPHDPDPETRMLDQIAALHEDESTHPAADQSEEDASDEQPVASEPTTDQEPTEVLGADNASDAEPVSATANPNEPGPIQEPVEARTERTAMLSPIAAAGGNDAPPGSTTVPATKQPSKKRRWPWIVALVVLLLGAGYVGLAYATQDTLPATLTVEDVDVSGMSVEEAAPVLEDAFAERAEREITVNVADAEDASATIVPAQAGYSYDVEATLDELTELTFHPGALWSRLFGEAHVSAETQVDEAAASEAIAGLDEQLSFEPTEGSVVYAGAELDYTEPIDGFTVNSEELAAQLDEVWLSDTQELTAPGEVADPAVSADQWEQFVTEVAQPLVDGDYTVTAGDISTQLTPAQLGSAAEVLVDEPSEATAETDEAEPAESEDTTDGAQPVLVLDDEQLTDALAQNNSDFESTNQDATVELTGSPGSGQPEVVPGSVGRGVDGEQVVDEILADLNGDQSRTITVELQEIEPEITTEDAEAWDVNHVVAEYATPYPPEDGPRTANLRVGADRINGTVVMPGEEFNLNSLLAPVTEANGYHQSGVVESGVTTTAVGGGLSQIATMAYNAGFLGGMDIVEHKPHSRWFDRYPQGRESTYWEGQINVRWANDTDAPVIVEMWLADNQVHTRLWGSDYYDVETSTSEPYNPTASPTIRSSDDECVPERGGREGFTVDVHRTKTPPGGDPIRESWSWAYSGWPTVICE from the coding sequence ATGGCTGACGAAAAAGACTCTGACCGCGATCCGTCGACATCCCACGACGACGAGGCACGACCCGAAGACGGCGCGACGTCACGTCCCGAGCCCCACGATCCAGACCCCGAAACTCGGATGCTGGACCAGATCGCGGCCCTGCACGAGGACGAATCGACCCATCCCGCCGCCGATCAGTCCGAAGAAGACGCGTCTGATGAGCAGCCTGTGGCCTCTGAGCCCACCACAGACCAAGAACCGACCGAAGTGCTTGGCGCCGATAACGCCAGTGATGCCGAACCAGTCTCGGCGACTGCGAACCCGAACGAACCTGGCCCGATCCAGGAACCGGTCGAAGCCCGGACGGAACGCACCGCTATGTTGAGTCCGATCGCCGCCGCGGGCGGAAACGATGCGCCCCCAGGTTCCACAACGGTACCTGCCACGAAACAGCCGTCGAAAAAGCGCCGCTGGCCCTGGATTGTGGCCCTTGTCGTGTTGTTGCTTGGTGCAGGCTATGTTGGCCTGGCCTATGCGACCCAAGATACGCTGCCGGCCACCCTGACCGTTGAAGACGTCGACGTCTCCGGGATGTCCGTCGAAGAAGCAGCCCCGGTCTTAGAAGATGCCTTTGCCGAGCGCGCCGAACGAGAAATCACCGTCAACGTTGCCGACGCCGAAGATGCCTCAGCCACCATTGTCCCGGCACAAGCCGGCTATAGCTACGACGTTGAAGCCACGCTCGATGAACTGACCGAACTGACCTTCCATCCGGGAGCGCTGTGGTCCCGCCTCTTCGGGGAAGCTCACGTGTCGGCTGAAACCCAGGTCGATGAAGCCGCCGCCTCCGAAGCGATTGCAGGGCTTGACGAGCAGCTGAGTTTTGAACCAACCGAAGGCTCCGTCGTCTATGCAGGAGCTGAGCTGGACTACACCGAACCAATCGATGGTTTCACGGTGAATTCCGAGGAGCTGGCCGCTCAACTCGACGAGGTCTGGTTGAGCGACACGCAGGAACTGACCGCCCCCGGTGAAGTTGCCGATCCGGCGGTGTCTGCCGATCAGTGGGAACAGTTCGTGACCGAGGTCGCCCAGCCGCTGGTCGACGGCGACTACACGGTCACCGCAGGCGACATTAGTACCCAATTGACGCCGGCCCAGCTGGGGTCCGCCGCCGAGGTGCTCGTCGACGAACCCTCCGAAGCGACCGCCGAAACTGATGAGGCAGAGCCCGCCGAGTCCGAGGACACCACTGACGGTGCACAGCCGGTGTTGGTGTTGGACGATGAACAGCTGACCGATGCGCTTGCGCAAAATAACTCCGATTTTGAATCCACCAATCAAGATGCCACGGTGGAGCTCACCGGTTCTCCGGGGTCCGGGCAACCTGAAGTCGTGCCCGGCTCGGTGGGACGCGGGGTAGATGGTGAACAGGTCGTCGACGAAATCCTGGCCGACCTCAACGGCGACCAGTCCCGCACCATTACGGTCGAGCTGCAGGAAATCGAACCAGAGATCACCACCGAAGACGCCGAAGCCTGGGATGTCAACCACGTGGTGGCCGAATATGCGACCCCGTACCCACCCGAAGATGGCCCCAGGACGGCCAACCTGCGGGTCGGAGCAGACCGCATCAACGGCACCGTGGTCATGCCGGGCGAAGAATTCAATCTGAACTCGCTGTTGGCCCCGGTGACCGAAGCCAACGGTTATCACCAGTCCGGGGTCGTGGAATCCGGTGTGACCACGACCGCCGTGGGCGGTGGGCTGTCGCAGATCGCGACCATGGCCTATAACGCGGGTTTCTTGGGCGGCATGGACATCGTCGAACATAAGCCGCACTCCCGGTGGTTCGACCGCTACCCGCAAGGCCGGGAATCCACGTATTGGGAAGGCCAGATCAACGTGCGGTGGGCCAACGACACCGACGCGCCGGTCATCGTCGAAATGTGGCTGGCCGACAACCAGGTCCACACCCGGCTGTGGGGATCGGACTACTATGATGTCGAAACCTCCACGTCAGAGCCGTATAACCCCACCGCGTCGCCGACAATTCGCTCCAGCGACGACGAATGTGTTCCCGAGCGTGGGGGCCGCGAAGGTTTCACCGTCGATGTCCACCGGACCAAAACCCCACCAGGTGGCGACCCAATCCGCGAGTCATGGAGCTGGGCCTACTCCGGCTGGCCGACGGTCATCTGCGAATAA
- a CDS encoding SRPBCC family protein, translated as MSEQRIVSAERHVSAPAEVIFKLIADPVRQPEWDGNDNLSHADQGQRITAVDQSFTMELTNGQTRTNHVIEFEEGRRIAWKPAPVGEEPRGHIWRWELEPVDDVTTLVRHTYDWTDLTDETRFERARSYTEEALAASVEKLADLAEGVASGAEVTD; from the coding sequence ATGAGTGAACAACGTATTGTGAGCGCTGAGCGCCACGTCTCTGCCCCAGCCGAAGTGATTTTCAAACTGATCGCCGACCCGGTACGGCAGCCCGAATGGGACGGCAACGATAATTTATCGCACGCCGACCAGGGCCAACGTATCACCGCGGTGGATCAGAGCTTCACCATGGAGCTGACCAACGGGCAAACCCGTACGAACCATGTGATTGAGTTCGAAGAAGGTCGGCGCATCGCCTGGAAACCCGCCCCCGTGGGCGAAGAACCCCGCGGTCACATCTGGCGGTGGGAACTTGAACCCGTCGATGACGTCACCACCTTGGTCCGGCACACCTATGACTGGACCGACCTGACGGACGAAACGCGATTTGAACGCGCCCGATCCTATACCGAAGAGGCACTGGCCGCATCGGTCGAAAAACTCGCTGACCTCGCCGAAGGTGTCGCCTCCGGCGCTGAAGTCACCGACTAA
- a CDS encoding metal-dependent transcriptional regulator, whose product MSSAELSDSTQDYLKAIWLAGEWSDEPVTATSIAQRVGVTLSTTSDALRRLRQAGLINHAPYSAIRLTDTGRAHAVEVVRRHRLLETFLVQALGYTWDQVHDEAEVLEHAVSDFMVDKIAEYLGHPERDPHGDPIPSADGSVQRLTAIPLTELGFGVGAVVERIADDDPQLLQYFASQGIAHGTVVELTEGAPFSDTVTLVAPEAQLTLGPAAVAAVWVTPV is encoded by the coding sequence ATGTCGAGCGCTGAACTTTCGGATTCCACCCAGGACTATCTCAAGGCCATTTGGTTGGCCGGTGAGTGGTCCGATGAGCCGGTCACGGCCACCAGTATCGCCCAACGGGTCGGAGTCACGTTATCCACGACCTCGGATGCACTGCGACGACTCCGGCAGGCCGGGCTGATTAATCACGCCCCGTACAGTGCGATCCGATTGACCGATACGGGACGGGCGCATGCGGTCGAGGTCGTGCGTCGTCATCGACTGCTTGAGACGTTTCTCGTCCAGGCGTTGGGGTACACCTGGGATCAGGTCCACGATGAGGCCGAGGTGTTAGAGCACGCGGTCTCGGATTTTATGGTCGACAAAATTGCAGAGTATCTGGGGCACCCAGAGCGGGATCCGCACGGGGATCCGATCCCCAGCGCCGATGGCAGCGTTCAACGGCTGACTGCGATCCCCTTGACCGAATTAGGGTTCGGCGTGGGCGCTGTGGTGGAACGCATCGCCGACGACGACCCGCAGTTATTGCAGTATTTCGCTTCCCAGGGCATCGCCCACGGCACGGTGGTCGAGCTGACCGAGGGCGCCCCGTTTTCGGATACCGTCACGTTGGTGGCACCCGAGGCGCAGTTGACGTTGGGACCGGCCGCGGTGGCGGCCGTGTGGGTGACGCCGGTTTAG
- a CDS encoding DEAD/DEAH box helicase — MTSIHHAAQTGGSSTVPSSSATPAANGFLPLGVPTKLAETLARQDITNPTPIQAATLPDSLAGRDVLGRGRTGSGKSYAFLLPTAARLSDGQRAASRRPRALVLAPTRELALQLAEAVEPLSQATGLSTATVFGGVGQNPQVRKLQRGVDVLVACPGRLLDLMGQGHADLSDIEILVIDEADHMADMGFLPMVRRILDQVPANAQKMLFSATLDAGVGVLVKRYLKNPVVHEADSAASPVAKMDHHVIVVDADDRVETLAKMTAAEGRTIVFTRTKHGAKRTAKQLRQRGVTALELHGNLSQNARTRNLQAFHDGAAGTLVATDIAARGIHVDDVELVIHADPPAEHKAYLHRSGRTARAGQAGTVITLATTDLQHEVRHLMKAAKISPTVHSDGANDELLDELVPGPRRFHSQAEVDKLLGVSTPVPDQRQRRGKSRNGRGRGRNEGQRSGHSPRSSSRNSDSPRSNARAGAGGGRPQSNRRGNRRASSGQTSR; from the coding sequence GTGACTTCAATTCATCATGCCGCCCAAACCGGCGGTTCTTCCACCGTGCCTTCTTCCAGCGCCACACCAGCAGCCAACGGCTTTCTCCCGCTGGGTGTGCCCACAAAACTGGCCGAAACACTAGCACGCCAAGACATTACGAACCCCACCCCGATTCAGGCAGCCACGCTGCCCGACTCGCTTGCTGGGCGCGATGTGCTGGGCCGTGGCCGCACCGGATCCGGTAAATCCTATGCATTCTTGCTTCCCACCGCAGCACGACTGAGCGACGGACAACGCGCCGCCAGCCGCCGTCCTCGCGCGCTGGTCTTAGCACCAACCCGCGAGCTTGCACTGCAGCTTGCCGAAGCCGTTGAACCACTCAGCCAGGCCACCGGGCTGAGCACCGCCACCGTGTTTGGTGGCGTGGGCCAAAACCCGCAGGTCAGGAAACTCCAGCGCGGCGTTGACGTGCTGGTCGCCTGCCCGGGCCGACTCCTGGACCTGATGGGTCAAGGCCACGCCGACCTGTCAGACATCGAAATTCTCGTCATTGACGAAGCCGACCACATGGCCGACATGGGCTTTTTGCCCATGGTTCGCCGTATTCTGGACCAGGTTCCCGCGAACGCGCAGAAGATGCTGTTCTCCGCGACCCTGGACGCCGGTGTGGGTGTGCTCGTCAAGCGCTACCTGAAAAACCCGGTCGTGCACGAAGCCGACTCCGCAGCCTCACCGGTTGCGAAAATGGATCACCACGTCATCGTCGTAGATGCCGATGATCGTGTTGAGACCTTGGCGAAGATGACCGCCGCCGAAGGTCGCACCATTGTGTTTACCCGCACCAAACACGGCGCCAAGCGCACGGCCAAACAATTGCGTCAGCGCGGGGTCACCGCGTTGGAACTGCACGGCAACCTGTCACAGAACGCCCGGACCAGGAACCTCCAGGCCTTCCACGACGGTGCCGCCGGCACGCTGGTCGCCACCGATATCGCAGCCCGCGGGATCCACGTCGACGACGTAGAACTCGTCATCCATGCTGATCCACCGGCAGAACACAAAGCCTATTTGCACCGCTCGGGCCGGACCGCACGCGCCGGCCAGGCCGGGACCGTTATCACGTTGGCGACCACCGATCTGCAACACGAAGTCCGTCACCTGATGAAGGCCGCCAAGATCAGCCCTACCGTCCATAGTGATGGCGCCAACGACGAGCTGCTCGATGAACTGGTTCCCGGACCACGACGGTTCCATTCCCAGGCTGAGGTCGACAAACTGCTTGGCGTCTCCACCCCGGTGCCAGATCAGCGCCAGAGACGCGGCAAATCTCGCAATGGGCGAGGTCGCGGTCGCAATGAGGGACAGCGCAGCGGGCACAGCCCACGCAGCAGCTCCCGCAATAGCGACTCGCCACGCTCAAATGCTCGCGCGGGTGCCGGTGGCGGACGGCCACAAAGCAACCGACGCGGCAACCGTCGGGCATCCTCGGGACAGACCAGCCGCTAA